In the genome of Nonlabens sp. MB-3u-79, one region contains:
- a CDS encoding S9 family peptidase — MIKNCMLLLAFIFVSQSITAQKNISVEDIYKGEFRTEGLQSLASLNNGTEYLVLNYNRDQTQTIDKYSYLTGEKTATLVNSADIKLPISNYILSSDEKQMMIISESNQIFRRSSYDKVHVLDLETKKLTSLSDEFVRSPSFSPDGKKVAYVFENNIYYKDLTTGVLVQVTQDGVTNELINGVTDWVYEEEFAFVKAYEWSPNSEQIAFISFDESDVPEFSMDIYGKDLYQYPEVFKYPKAGENNAVVALHQFTLATGTRQEVSLGRNEEFYIARINYSPNGQLAAQLLNRHQDVLDFFYVNPDGTSKIAFTEKDTAYIDVTDDLTFLKDGSFLWTSEKDNWRHIYLYDADGKEKRQITKGNWDVTSYYGYDDNSKSVYFQSTEDGSINRGIYSISLKGKKKKKLSSETGTNSASFSKNFTYYINTFSSATAPPVYTLNNAEDGKLVREIKNNNNLQLKLKDYIVAQKEFSTININGNDLNMWTMKPQGFDPNKTYPLFMTQYSGPGSQSVANGWYGANDYWYSMLANQGYIVVCIDGRGTGFKGADFKKVTQKELGKYEVEDQIAAAKKLGAMNHIDASRVGIWGWSYGGFMSSNCLLKGNDTFSMAIAVAPVTNWRFYDSIYTERYMTTPQENASGYDENSPINHVDKLKGKYLLIHGSADDNVHVQNTMRMVEALVQANKQFDWAIYPDKNHGIYGGNTRIHLYNKMTNFIKENL; from the coding sequence ATGATTAAAAACTGCATGCTTTTATTGGCTTTTATATTTGTAAGTCAAAGCATTACCGCTCAGAAAAACATTAGTGTTGAAGATATTTATAAAGGAGAATTCCGCACAGAAGGGCTTCAATCTTTAGCCTCATTAAACAACGGGACTGAATATTTAGTTCTTAACTACAATAGAGACCAGACGCAAACCATAGATAAATACAGTTATCTCACTGGAGAAAAAACAGCAACCCTAGTTAATAGCGCAGACATCAAGCTTCCTATCAGTAATTATATTTTAAGCAGTGATGAGAAGCAAATGATGATCATTTCTGAAAGCAACCAAATCTTCAGACGCAGTTCCTATGATAAGGTGCATGTTTTGGACCTAGAAACTAAAAAACTGACTTCTTTAAGTGACGAGTTCGTTAGAAGCCCTTCTTTCTCTCCAGATGGTAAGAAAGTAGCTTATGTTTTTGAAAACAATATCTACTATAAGGACTTGACAACAGGAGTATTAGTTCAAGTGACTCAGGATGGTGTCACTAATGAATTAATTAATGGAGTTACAGACTGGGTATATGAAGAAGAATTTGCTTTTGTAAAGGCCTATGAGTGGAGTCCTAATAGTGAGCAGATTGCTTTTATCTCTTTTGACGAAAGTGATGTTCCTGAATTTTCTATGGATATTTACGGAAAGGATTTGTATCAGTACCCTGAAGTATTTAAATATCCAAAAGCTGGAGAAAACAATGCCGTTGTCGCATTGCACCAGTTTACTTTAGCTACAGGAACAAGACAAGAAGTTTCTTTAGGACGTAATGAAGAATTTTATATAGCCAGAATCAATTACTCTCCTAATGGCCAACTTGCTGCCCAATTATTGAACAGACATCAAGATGTTTTGGATTTCTTTTACGTTAACCCTGATGGAACATCAAAAATCGCTTTTACTGAAAAGGATACGGCGTATATAGATGTTACTGACGACCTTACTTTCTTAAAAGATGGCAGCTTTTTATGGACCAGTGAAAAAGACAACTGGAGGCATATTTATCTATACGATGCCGATGGTAAAGAAAAACGCCAAATCACAAAAGGAAACTGGGACGTTACTTCTTATTATGGTTATGATGACAATTCAAAAAGCGTTTACTTTCAAAGCACAGAAGATGGCTCTATCAATAGAGGCATTTATTCCATCTCTTTAAAAGGAAAGAAAAAGAAAAAACTCTCTTCTGAAACAGGTACCAACTCTGCTTCATTTAGTAAAAACTTTACCTATTATATCAATACATTTTCAAGTGCTACTGCTCCACCTGTATACACATTGAATAATGCAGAGGATGGCAAATTAGTGCGAGAGATCAAAAACAACAATAATCTTCAACTCAAATTGAAGGATTATATAGTAGCCCAAAAAGAATTTTCTACCATTAACATCAATGGCAATGATTTGAACATGTGGACTATGAAGCCTCAAGGCTTTGATCCTAACAAAACCTATCCGTTATTCATGACACAATACAGCGGTCCTGGCTCACAATCTGTAGCTAACGGCTGGTACGGTGCAAATGACTATTGGTACAGTATGCTAGCTAATCAAGGTTACATAGTCGTATGTATAGATGGACGTGGAACTGGATTCAAAGGAGCCGACTTTAAAAAAGTGACTCAAAAAGAATTGGGAAAATATGAAGTAGAAGATCAAATCGCAGCTGCTAAGAAATTAGGTGCTATGAATCACATCGATGCGAGCCGCGTAGGAATTTGGGGCTGGAGTTATGGTGGGTTTATGAGTTCTAATTGCTTATTAAAGGGTAATGATACTTTTAGCATGGCAATAGCTGTGGCACCGGTAACTAACTGGAGGTTCTACGATTCGATTTATACCGAACGATACATGACGACTCCACAAGAGAATGCCAGTGGTTATGATGAAAACAGCCCGATCAATCACGTAGATAAATTAAAAGGGAAGTACCTTTTAATTCACGGTAGTGCTGATGATAATGTACATGTTCAAAACACCATGAGAATGGTAGAAGCATTGGTGCAAGCTAACAAGCAATTTGACTGGGCCATCTACCCAGACAAAAATCATGGGATTTATGGTGGGAACACCAGAATCCACTTGTACAACAAGATGACCAATTTTATTAAAGAGAATTTATAA